Proteins from a single region of Butyrivibrio fibrisolvens:
- the rplM gene encoding 50S ribosomal protein L13 encodes MKTFMPSATNVEKKWYVVDATDKTLGRLATEVANVLRGKNKAIYTPNIDTGDFVIVVNAEKIKVTGKKLDQKIYWHHTDYVGGQKQATLREMLNTHPERVIEHAVKGMLPKGSLGREMYTKLHVYAGPEHNHAAQKPEVLDF; translated from the coding sequence ATGAAAACATTCATGCCAAGCGCAACTAACGTAGAGAAGAAATGGTACGTAGTTGATGCAACAGATAAGACACTTGGTCGTCTTGCTACAGAAGTAGCTAACGTCCTTAGAGGAAAGAACAAAGCTATCTACACACCTAACATTGATACAGGCGATTTCGTAATCGTAGTAAACGCTGAGAAGATCAAAGTTACAGGTAAGAAGCTTGATCAGAAGATTTACTGGCACCACACAGATTACGTTGGTGGTCAGAAGCAGGCTACACTTCGTGAGATGCTTAACACTCACCCTGAAAGAGTTATCGAGCACGCTGTTAAGGGCATGCTCCCTAAGGGTTCTCTTGGAAGAGAAATGTACACAAAGCTTCATGTATATGCAGGACCAGAGCACAATCACGCTGCTCAGAAGCCTGAAGTACTGGATTTTTAA
- the truA gene encoding tRNA pseudouridine(38-40) synthase TruA produces the protein MPRVMLITAYDGTNYNGSAYQPEATTVEGMLMRALKGLTGEDVELIGASRTDAGVHALSNLFVFDTGSTVPPDKFSYALNSMLPEDIRIMKSMEVDSSFHPRHCNTVKTYQYRIWNADVMLPVKRLYAWHCSFDLDIQRMQAAAHYLEGTHDFTSFCNTQTQTPDHVRTVCSVGVFREGQEVVIEVKGKGFLYNMVRIIAGTLAMIGRGKGEPEDIINMLEAKDRSAAGPTAPANGLCLMKYEFPDKEVSL, from the coding sequence ATGCCAAGAGTAATGCTGATAACAGCATATGACGGCACAAATTATAACGGATCAGCGTATCAGCCTGAGGCTACAACAGTAGAAGGTATGCTGATGCGCGCACTAAAAGGATTAACAGGCGAAGACGTAGAGCTTATAGGCGCAAGCCGCACTGATGCAGGAGTTCACGCACTTAGTAATCTCTTTGTGTTTGATACAGGTTCTACCGTTCCTCCGGATAAGTTTTCCTACGCCCTTAACAGCATGCTTCCTGAAGATATAAGGATCATGAAATCAATGGAAGTCGATAGTTCTTTTCACCCAAGGCACTGTAACACAGTCAAGACCTATCAGTACAGGATATGGAACGCCGATGTGATGCTCCCTGTCAAAAGACTCTATGCCTGGCATTGCAGCTTTGATCTCGATATCCAAAGGATGCAGGCAGCAGCGCATTATCTGGAAGGAACTCACGATTTTACCTCATTTTGTAATACACAGACTCAGACACCTGACCACGTACGCACTGTTTGCAGCGTAGGTGTGTTCAGAGAAGGTCAGGAAGTCGTTATTGAAGTAAAAGGTAAAGGCTTTTTGTATAACATGGTAAGGATCATAGCCGGTACGCTTGCTATGATTGGCAGAGGCAAGGGCGAGCCGGAAGATATAATAAATATGCTTGAAGCAAAAGACAGGTCCGCAGCCGGCCCTACAGCGCCCGCAAACGGTCTTTGCCTTATGAAGTACGAATTTCCGGATAAAGAAGTATCTCTGTGA
- a CDS encoding energy-coupling factor transporter transmembrane protein EcfT, whose product MLRDITIGQYYQTKSVIHDLDPRVKIVATLAFIICLFMVNNLTGYAVAAAYLVAIIYLSHVPPSFIFRGMKAIFMLLMITFLFNLFLTPGETLVSFWIFNITKEGLILAGKMAIRLIFLITGSSVMTLTTTPNQLTDGLEVLLGPLKKLKVPVHEIAMMMAIALRFIPILMEETDKIMKAQMARGADFETGGMIKKAKSLVPILVPLFISAFRRANDLAMAMEARCYHGGEGRTRMKPLMYRHRDFVAYAAFIIFMAAMIVCGRMSFLV is encoded by the coding sequence ATGTTACGAGACATTACTATAGGACAGTATTATCAAACTAAATCCGTCATCCATGATCTTGATCCAAGAGTCAAGATAGTGGCTACGCTTGCTTTTATAATATGTCTGTTTATGGTAAACAATCTGACAGGATATGCAGTAGCAGCTGCGTATCTTGTAGCGATCATATATCTGTCACATGTTCCGCCATCATTTATATTCCGCGGAATGAAAGCCATATTCATGCTCCTTATGATCACATTTTTATTCAATCTCTTCCTTACACCTGGGGAGACACTTGTATCTTTTTGGATCTTCAACATTACAAAAGAAGGCCTGATACTTGCAGGTAAAATGGCAATAAGGCTGATATTCCTAATAACAGGATCATCAGTCATGACACTTACGACCACTCCAAACCAGCTTACAGACGGCCTTGAAGTTCTTCTGGGACCGTTAAAAAAGCTCAAGGTTCCGGTTCATGAGATCGCCATGATGATGGCCATAGCCCTTAGATTCATACCAATCCTCATGGAAGAAACTGATAAGATCATGAAAGCGCAGATGGCCAGAGGTGCTGACTTTGAAACAGGCGGAATGATCAAAAAGGCCAAAAGTCTTGTGCCAATACTTGTCCCCCTCTTTATCTCAGCATTCAGACGCGCCAACGACCTCGCCATGGCCATGGAGGCAAGGTGCTATCACGGCGGAGAAGGCAGAACAAGGATGAAGCCACTTATGTACAGACATCGCGATTTTGTCGCATATGCCGCCTTTATTATATTCATGGCTGCCATGATCGTGTGTGGCAGAATGAGTTTTTTGGTCTGA
- a CDS encoding energy-coupling factor transporter ATPase, with protein sequence MALKLDHVNYIYDADTEMAHVALKDVTLEIGGGEFIGLIGHTGSGKSTLVTHLNGLVKPTSGQVLFDGQDINEKDYDRKKLRSKVGLVFQYPEHQLFETDVLADVCFGPKNLGLSKDEVEKRAYEALRLVGLSDEYYKQSPFDLSGGQKRRVAIAGVIAMEPEILVLDEPTAGLDPKGKNEILDLLKKLHKEKGITIVLVSHSMEDVANYVDRIIVMDHGQVQFDDEPRKVFENYKDLEKMGLAAPQVTYIMKDLKEKGFDVDDTVTTIEQAADEIMKVFNK encoded by the coding sequence ATGGCATTAAAGCTAGATCATGTCAATTACATATATGATGCGGATACCGAAATGGCACACGTGGCTCTCAAAGACGTGACGCTGGAAATAGGTGGCGGAGAGTTTATCGGCCTTATCGGCCACACAGGATCCGGTAAGTCTACCCTTGTCACGCACCTAAATGGCCTCGTTAAGCCTACCTCCGGCCAGGTACTTTTTGATGGTCAGGACATCAATGAAAAGGACTATGATCGCAAGAAATTAAGATCTAAAGTCGGTCTTGTGTTTCAGTATCCTGAGCATCAGCTTTTTGAAACAGACGTTTTGGCCGATGTATGCTTTGGACCCAAGAACTTAGGCCTATCTAAAGATGAAGTAGAAAAAAGAGCTTACGAAGCCCTAAGACTCGTAGGACTTAGTGATGAATATTATAAGCAGTCTCCATTCGATCTTTCAGGCGGCCAGAAAAGGCGTGTTGCAATAGCAGGAGTAATTGCCATGGAGCCCGAGATACTTGTTCTTGACGAACCCACTGCAGGACTTGATCCCAAAGGCAAGAATGAGATTCTCGACCTACTCAAAAAGCTCCATAAAGAAAAAGGCATAACCATAGTTCTGGTCTCACATAGCATGGAAGACGTTGCGAACTACGTTGACAGGATCATCGTAATGGATCATGGTCAGGTTCAGTTCGATGATGAGCCAAGAAAAGTATTTGAAAACTATAAAGACCTTGAGAAGATGGGACTTGCAGCGCCTCAGGTAACATACATCATGAAAGACCTTAAGGAAAAAGGCTTTGATGTTGACGATACAGTTACGACAATAGAGCAGGCTGCAGATGAGATCATGAAAGTTTTTAATAAATAA
- a CDS encoding energy-coupling factor transporter ATPase, with amino-acid sequence MNNNSSHMIHTKNVRFQYVKHDEEGNPVGTVTAVDGVDMTVNKGEFIAILGHNGSGKSTLAKHFNALLYPSEGAVFVDGMDTTDEDKVWDIRQKAGMVFQNPDNQIIGQIVEEDVGFGPENMGVPTEEIWERVNESLKTVGMYEYRKASPNHLSGGQKQRVSIAGVIAMHPECIIMDEPTAMLDPSGRKEVIRAARALNDVENITVILITHYMEEVVHADRIFVMDKGRVVMSGTPREVFSQVDKLKELRLDVPQVTLLADSLRKKGLDIPTGILTRDELIDSLLKLNQKTNQNS; translated from the coding sequence ATGAATAATAATTCATCACATATGATCCATACTAAAAACGTCAGATTTCAATATGTAAAGCATGATGAGGAAGGCAATCCTGTCGGCACCGTTACAGCAGTAGACGGAGTTGACATGACCGTAAATAAAGGCGAATTTATTGCTATTTTAGGTCATAACGGATCAGGAAAATCTACACTCGCCAAGCATTTTAACGCCCTTTTATATCCAAGTGAAGGGGCTGTTTTTGTTGACGGAATGGATACAACAGATGAAGATAAGGTCTGGGATATACGTCAGAAGGCTGGTATGGTCTTTCAGAACCCCGATAACCAGATCATAGGTCAGATAGTCGAGGAAGATGTTGGATTTGGCCCTGAGAACATGGGAGTGCCTACCGAAGAGATCTGGGAAAGAGTAAATGAAAGCCTTAAAACTGTAGGCATGTATGAATATAGAAAAGCATCTCCAAATCACCTGTCAGGTGGTCAGAAGCAGCGCGTATCTATAGCCGGAGTCATAGCTATGCATCCGGAGTGCATTATTATGGATGAGCCAACAGCGATGCTTGATCCATCAGGACGCAAAGAAGTCATAAGAGCTGCCAGGGCACTTAATGATGTAGAGAACATAACAGTGATATTGATCACTCATTACATGGAAGAAGTAGTCCATGCAGACAGAATCTTTGTTATGGATAAGGGGAGAGTCGTGATGTCCGGAACCCCGCGAGAAGTCTTTTCCCAAGTAGATAAGCTTAAGGAGTTAAGGCTCGATGTCCCGCAGGTTACTTTACTTGCAGACAGTCTTAGAAAAAAAGGACTTGATATCCCGACAGGCATATTGACAAGAGATGAGCTTATCGATTCACTTTTAAAACTAAATCAAAAAACAAATCAGAATTCTTGA
- a CDS encoding L17 family ribosomal protein yields the protein MAMYRKLSKASKPRKALLRNQVTELLYNGKIITTEARAKEVRQIAEHLIALGIKEKDNTETVTVEVKHCKKDANGKRIVLERKYNEKLKKTLKVYDYDIEKKEVTKDKPSRLHARRQMYKELYKVTEVPTEGKLRKQNTKVVDLTDKIFDEYAVKYASRKGGYTRIIKVGQRKGDAAMMVVLELV from the coding sequence ATGGCAATGTACAGAAAGCTTAGCAAAGCAAGCAAGCCTAGAAAGGCTCTTCTTAGAAACCAGGTAACAGAACTTCTTTACAATGGTAAGATCATTACTACTGAAGCTCGTGCTAAAGAGGTACGTCAGATTGCTGAGCACCTTATCGCACTTGGAATCAAAGAGAAGGACAATACTGAGACTGTTACTGTTGAAGTAAAGCACTGCAAGAAGGACGCTAACGGAAAGCGCATCGTTCTCGAGAGAAAGTACAACGAAAAGCTTAAGAAGACTCTTAAGGTTTACGATTATGACATCGAGAAGAAGGAAGTTACAAAGGACAAGCCTTCACGTCTTCACGCTAGACGTCAGATGTACAAAGAGCTTTACAAGGTTACAGAAGTTCCTACAGAAGGAAAGCTTCGTAAGCAGAACACAAAGGTTGTTGATCTTACAGATAAGATCTTCGATGAGTACGCTGTAAAGTATGCTAGCCGTAAGGGTGGCTACACACGTATCATCAAGGTTGGTCAGCGTAAGGGTGACGCAGCTATGATGGTTGTTCTTGAGCTCGTTTAA
- a CDS encoding DNA-directed RNA polymerase subunit alpha — MFDFERPNIEVAEISDDKKYGKFVVEPLERGYGITLGNSLRRIMLSSLPGAAVSQVKIEGVLHEFSSIPGVKEDVTEIIMNIKNLAIKNKSETNEPKIAYIEYTGDGVVKASDIQVDQDIEIMNPDQTIATLCGADAKLYMELTITRGRGYVSSDKNKSGDLPIGVLAIDSIYTPVERVNVTVENTRVGQVTDFDKLTLDVHTNGTLEPDEAVSLAAKVLSEHLSLFIDLSEVAQTADVITDKEDNVKGKVLEMSIEELELSVRSFNCLKRAGINTVQELCNKTPDDMMKVRNLGRKSLEEVLAKLEELGLQLRKGEMTEELN; from the coding sequence GTGTTTGATTTTGAGAGACCAAATATTGAAGTAGCAGAAATCTCAGATGACAAGAAGTATGGTAAATTCGTTGTAGAACCTCTTGAAAGAGGTTATGGTATTACACTTGGTAATTCCCTCAGAAGGATTATGCTTTCTTCTTTACCTGGTGCTGCAGTTAGTCAGGTCAAGATCGAAGGCGTTCTTCATGAATTCAGTTCTATCCCTGGAGTTAAAGAGGATGTTACTGAAATCATAATGAACATCAAAAATCTTGCTATCAAGAATAAATCTGAAACAAATGAGCCTAAGATTGCTTACATCGAATATACAGGTGACGGCGTTGTTAAGGCATCAGATATTCAGGTTGATCAGGATATCGAGATCATGAATCCCGATCAGACTATTGCTACACTTTGCGGTGCTGATGCAAAGCTTTATATGGAGCTTACAATCACACGCGGCAGAGGATATGTCAGCTCAGATAAGAACAAGTCTGGAGACCTTCCGATCGGAGTTCTTGCAATTGATTCAATTTATACACCTGTTGAGCGTGTAAATGTAACAGTTGAAAATACTCGTGTCGGTCAGGTAACTGACTTTGATAAACTGACACTGGATGTTCACACAAATGGTACACTTGAGCCTGATGAGGCTGTAAGCCTTGCAGCAAAGGTACTTTCAGAGCATCTGTCTCTTTTCATTGATCTTTCTGAAGTAGCTCAGACTGCTGATGTTATTACAGATAAAGAAGACAATGTAAAGGGTAAAGTCCTTGAGATGTCAATTGAAGAACTTGAACTTTCAGTTCGTTCATTCAACTGTCTCAAGAGAGCCGGAATCAATACTGTTCAGGAACTTTGCAATAAGACACCTGACGATATGATGAAGGTTCGTAACCTCGGACGTAAGTCACTTGAAGAAGTTCTTGCTAAGCTCGAAGAGCTCGGCCTGCAGCTTAGAAAAGGTGAAATGACTGAGGAACTTAACTAA
- the rpsD gene encoding 30S ribosomal protein S4: protein MAVNRTPILKRCRSLDLDPTFLGYDKKSKRNPQRSGRKISEYGLQLREKQKAKFIYGVLEKPFRNYYEKADQMRGQSGENLMVLLERRLDNVIFRLGFARTRREARQVVLHKFVLVNGKVVNVPSYQLKAGDTVEIKESAKNMQRFKDIAEIAGARLVPAWIDADKENWKGTISQLPARDMIDVPVDEMLIVELYSK, encoded by the coding sequence ATGGCAGTAAACAGAACACCGATACTTAAAAGATGCAGATCTCTTGACCTTGATCCTACATTCCTTGGATATGACAAGAAGTCAAAGAGAAACCCTCAGAGGTCTGGCCGTAAGATTTCAGAATATGGCCTTCAGCTTCGTGAGAAACAGAAAGCAAAATTCATTTATGGAGTACTTGAGAAGCCTTTCAGAAATTACTATGAGAAGGCTGATCAGATGAGAGGACAGTCCGGTGAGAACCTTATGGTTCTTCTCGAGAGAAGACTCGACAACGTAATCTTCCGTCTTGGTTTCGCAAGAACAAGAAGAGAAGCTCGTCAGGTAGTTCTTCACAAGTTCGTACTTGTTAATGGTAAGGTAGTTAACGTTCCTTCTTACCAGCTCAAAGCAGGTGATACAGTTGAGATCAAAGAGTCTGCTAAGAACATGCAGAGATTCAAAGATATCGCTGAGATCGCTGGTGCTAGACTCGTTCCTGCATGGATCGATGCTGACAAGGAGAATTGGAAGGGTACTATTTCACAGCTTCCAGCAAGAGACATGATTGATGTTCCTGTTGACGAAATGCTTATCGTCGAGCTGTATTCCAAGTAA
- the rpsK gene encoding 30S ribosomal protein S11, which produces MANQKASASKKRVKKNVEHGQAHIQASFNNTIVTLTDAAGNALSWASAGGLGFKGSRKSTPYAAQVAAETATKAALIHGLKTVDVFVKGPGSGREAAIRALAANGLTVTSITDVTPVPHNGCRPPKRRRV; this is translated from the coding sequence ATGGCAAATCAGAAAGCTAGCGCTTCAAAGAAGCGTGTTAAGAAAAACGTTGAACACGGTCAGGCACACATCCAGGCATCTTTCAACAACACAATCGTTACACTGACAGATGCAGCTGGAAACGCTCTTAGCTGGGCAAGTGCAGGCGGACTCGGATTTAAGGGTTCAAGAAAATCTACTCCTTATGCTGCACAGGTAGCTGCTGAAACAGCTACAAAAGCTGCTCTTATCCATGGGCTTAAGACAGTTGATGTGTTCGTAAAGGGACCGGGTTCAGGAAGAGAAGCTGCTATCAGAGCACTCGCAGCTAATGGACTTACAGTTACAAGTATCACAGATGTAACTCCAGTTCCTCACAACGGATGCCGTCCGCCTAAGAGACGTAGAGTATAA
- the rpsM gene encoding 30S ribosomal protein S13 has protein sequence MARIAGVDLPRDKRVEIGLTYIYGIGRTSSNKIIAAAGVNPDTRCRDLTDEEVKKLSEIITNDYMVEGDLRREVAMNIKRLTEIGCYRGTRHRKGLPCRGQRTKTNARTRKGPKRTIANKKK, from the coding sequence ATGGCTCGTATTGCAGGTGTTGATTTACCTAGAGACAAGCGCGTAGAAATCGGCTTGACTTACATTTATGGAATTGGCAGAACAAGTTCAAACAAGATTATTGCAGCTGCTGGTGTTAATCCAGATACACGTTGCCGTGATCTTACAGATGAAGAAGTAAAGAAGCTTAGTGAGATTATCACTAACGACTACATGGTAGAAGGTGATCTTCGTCGTGAAGTAGCAATGAATATCAAGAGACTGACTGAGATCGGATGCTATCGCGGAACTCGTCACAGAAAGGGTCTTCCTTGCCGTGGTCAGAGAACAAAGACAAATGCAAGAACACGTAAGGGACCTAAGAGAACTATTGCTAACAAGAAGAAGTAA
- the rpmJ gene encoding 50S ribosomal protein L36, with amino-acid sequence MKVRSSVKPMCEKCKVIKRKGVIRVICENPKHKQRQG; translated from the coding sequence ATGAAAGTCAGATCTTCTGTTAAGCCTATGTGCGAGAAGTGCAAGGTCATTAAGAGAAAGGGTGTCATTCGTGTTATCTGCGAAAACCCTAAGCACAAGCAGAGACAGGGATAA
- the infA gene encoding translation initiation factor IF-1, whose protein sequence is MSKADVIEIEGKVIEKLPNTMFRVELENGHVVLAHISGKLRQNFIRILPGDKVTMELSPYDLTKGRIIWRDK, encoded by the coding sequence ATGTCTAAGGCAGATGTAATTGAAATCGAAGGAAAAGTTATAGAAAAGCTTCCTAACACAATGTTCCGTGTTGAACTTGAAAACGGACATGTAGTTCTGGCTCACATCAGCGGAAAGCTCAGACAGAACTTCATCAGAATACTTCCCGGAGATAAGGTTACTATGGAACTTTCTCCATACGATCTTACAAAGGGTAGAATTATTTGGAGAGACAAATAA
- the map gene encoding type I methionyl aminopeptidase: MQIFIKTPDQIDLMRQSGHLLAQVHAELHQALRPGMSTLEIDTLGEELIRKMGGIPNCKNYEGFPGSICISINEEVVHGIPSADRILQEGDIVTFDTGLIYKGWHSDAARTWGVGSISPEKKQLIDVTKQSFFEGIKKARAGNRLYEISKAVDQYVTKYGYGIVHELTGHGIGQSLHEDPNVPNYRQIRRGIKLQKGMTICVEPMITMGKRYVGWLDDDWTVVTVDGLPAAHYENTIVITDDEPEILTMLEDEE, from the coding sequence ATGCAGATCTTTATCAAGACACCGGATCAGATTGATCTGATGCGACAATCAGGGCACCTCTTAGCGCAGGTGCATGCAGAATTACATCAGGCATTACGCCCGGGAATGTCTACTCTTGAGATTGATACCTTAGGAGAAGAGCTGATCAGAAAAATGGGCGGTATACCTAACTGCAAGAATTATGAAGGTTTTCCCGGTTCGATATGTATTTCTATAAATGAAGAAGTAGTACATGGAATACCAAGTGCCGACAGAATATTGCAGGAAGGTGATATCGTAACATTCGATACCGGCCTTATTTATAAAGGATGGCATTCTGACGCCGCAAGAACATGGGGGGTAGGTTCGATCAGTCCTGAGAAAAAGCAGCTGATAGATGTAACAAAGCAAAGCTTTTTCGAAGGAATCAAGAAGGCACGTGCGGGTAACAGACTCTACGAAATATCCAAAGCCGTTGATCAATATGTTACAAAGTATGGATATGGAATAGTACATGAATTGACAGGCCATGGAATAGGACAGAGTCTTCATGAAGACCCCAATGTTCCCAATTACAGACAGATTCGAAGGGGAATAAAACTTCAGAAAGGCATGACGATATGTGTTGAGCCTATGATCACTATGGGTAAAAGATATGTCGGATGGCTTGATGATGATTGGACAGTTGTGACAGTCGATGGTTTGCCTGCTGCTCATTATGAAAATACGATCGTAATAACAGATGACGAACCTGAAATATTGACAATGCTTGAAGATGAAGAATAA
- a CDS encoding adenylate kinase: protein MKIIMLGAPGAGKGTQAQMICDKYNIPHISTGDLFRSNIKNGTELGKKAKEYMDKGQLVPDELTVELLLDRVANEDCKDGYVLDGFPRTIPQADVLDKELTKLSDKIDFAIDVEVPDENIVRRMSGRRACLKCGATYHIEHIPPKQEGICDRCGSELVQRDDDKPETVQNRLSVYHEQTQPLIEYYNSKNILKTVDGTKDMNDVFEDIVKILG, encoded by the coding sequence ATGAAGATTATAATGCTGGGAGCACCTGGGGCCGGAAAAGGAACTCAGGCACAGATGATCTGTGACAAATACAATATTCCGCACATTTCAACAGGAGATCTTTTCAGATCAAACATTAAAAATGGTACAGAACTTGGAAAAAAAGCTAAAGAGTATATGGACAAGGGACAGCTCGTTCCTGATGAACTTACTGTAGAGCTTCTTTTAGACCGAGTTGCAAATGAAGATTGCAAAGATGGATATGTTCTTGACGGATTCCCAAGAACAATACCTCAGGCAGATGTTCTTGATAAAGAGCTTACTAAGCTTTCAGATAAGATAGACTTTGCTATAGATGTAGAAGTTCCGGATGAAAATATCGTTAGAAGAATGTCAGGAAGACGTGCTTGTCTTAAGTGCGGAGCTACATATCATATTGAGCATATTCCACCAAAGCAGGAAGGCATTTGCGATCGTTGTGGCAGCGAGCTTGTACAAAGAGATGATGACAAGCCTGAAACTGTTCAGAATCGTCTTAGTGTTTATCATGAACAGACACAGCCTCTTATAGAATATTACAATAGCAAAAACATCCTTAAAACAGTAGATGGAACCAAAGATATGAATGATGTCTTTGAAGATATCGTTAAGATCCTTGGATAA
- the secY gene encoding preprotein translocase subunit SecY — MLTTLKNAFKIREIRSKIVFTLLMLAVIRLGTLITVPGIYGEQFSYWFRQLTAGGSFGFMERFTGGSFEQMSILALNITPYITSSIIIQLLTIAIPKFEEWQHDGEEGRKKLTNMTRYITIALALVESIAMAVGFYRNGLLIKSQNWVYCVEIVAALTAGSAFLMWIGERITDYGVGNGISIVLTINIVSRMPKDLKTLYEQFLLNHSVVQKVVYGLIILVIIIAMVVLVVLLNDAERKIPVQYAKKLQGRRLVGSSGAEIPLKVNTAGVMPIIFAMSLFQFPIIVSQLLGYKGTGVWSEVLKYLNEGNWIQPSQWKYSVGLVLYILLMIFFAYFYTDITFNPLEIADNLKKQGGFIPGIRPGKPTSDYLQNMLKYIILIGVCGLIIVAVLPIVFNGLFNANVSFGGTSLIIVVSVILETVKQIESQMLVRNYKGFLDD; from the coding sequence ATGCTAACAACCCTAAAGAATGCATTCAAAATTAGAGAAATCAGAAGCAAGATAGTGTTTACACTTCTGATGCTTGCAGTAATCAGACTTGGTACATTGATTACTGTTCCCGGTATATACGGTGAGCAGTTCTCATATTGGTTCCGTCAACTTACAGCAGGCGGAAGTTTCGGATTTATGGAACGTTTTACAGGTGGATCATTCGAACAGATGTCTATTCTGGCTCTGAATATCACACCTTACATTACGTCATCTATCATTATTCAGCTACTGACAATTGCTATTCCAAAATTCGAAGAATGGCAGCATGATGGCGAAGAAGGTCGTAAGAAACTTACGAACATGACTCGTTACATCACAATAGCACTTGCGCTCGTAGAATCAATTGCTATGGCAGTAGGTTTCTATCGCAATGGACTTCTTATCAAATCTCAGAACTGGGTATATTGTGTAGAAATCGTTGCAGCGCTTACTGCAGGTAGTGCATTCCTTATGTGGATTGGTGAAAGAATTACGGATTATGGTGTAGGTAATGGTATATCCATTGTCCTTACAATCAACATTGTTTCCAGAATGCCGAAGGATTTAAAGACTCTGTACGAACAGTTCCTTCTTAATCACTCAGTAGTACAGAAGGTTGTATACGGACTTATCATTCTTGTAATAATCATAGCAATGGTAGTGCTGGTAGTCCTTCTCAATGATGCAGAGCGTAAGATTCCGGTTCAGTATGCTAAGAAACTGCAGGGCAGACGTCTTGTAGGTTCTAGTGGAGCAGAGATTCCACTTAAGGTTAATACAGCCGGCGTTATGCCTATCATTTTTGCAATGTCACTTTTCCAGTTCCCGATCATCGTATCTCAGCTTTTGGGATATAAGGGAACAGGAGTATGGAGCGAGGTTCTTAAGTACCTCAACGAAGGCAACTGGATTCAGCCTTCACAGTGGAAATATAGCGTAGGACTTGTATTATATATACTTCTTATGATATTTTTCGCTTACTTCTATACAGACATTACATTTAATCCGCTTGAGATTGCAGACAATCTTAAGAAGCAGGGTGGATTTATCCCAGGTATCAGACCTGGTAAGCCAACCAGCGATTATCTGCAGAATATGCTCAAATACATCATCCTTATTGGTGTATGCGGCCTGATCATCGTAGCGGTTCTTCCAATCGTATTTAACGGACTTTTTAATGCCAATGTATCATTTGGTGGCACTTCTCTTATCATCGTTGTAAGTGTTATACTTGAAACAGTTAAGCAGATTGAGTCACAGATGCTCGTTCGTAATTACAAAGGCTTTTTAGACGATTGA
- the rplO gene encoding 50S ribosomal protein L15, with protein sequence MELSNLRPAEGSVQSDNFRRGRGHASGNGKTAGKGHKGQKARSGAPRPGFEGGQMPLFRRLPKRGFKNINSKNYVAINVDRLEAFDNGAEVTVSALKEMGIIKKENDGVKILGGGELTKKLTVKVNAFSASAKEKIEALGGTAEVI encoded by the coding sequence ATGGAATTATCAAATTTAAGACCAGCTGAAGGATCAGTACAGTCAGACAACTTCAGAAGAGGACGTGGACACGCTTCAGGAAACGGAAAGACTGCTGGTAAGGGTCACAAGGGTCAGAAGGCTCGTTCAGGAGCTCCAAGACCAGGTTTCGAAGGTGGTCAGATGCCTCTGTTCAGAAGACTTCCTAAGAGAGGCTTCAAGAACATCAATTCTAAGAACTATGTAGCTATCAATGTTGACAGACTGGAAGCATTTGATAACGGAGCTGAAGTTACTGTCAGCGCACTTAAAGAAATGGGCATTATCAAGAAGGAAAATGATGGTGTTAAGATTCTTGGTGGCGGAGAATTAACTAAGAAGCTTACGGTTAAAGTAAATGCATTCAGTGCATCTGCAAAAGAAAAAATCGAGGCTCTTGGTGGAACAGCAGAGGTGATCTGA